The Pseudomonadota bacterium DNA segment GCGGACGACGGCGTCAAGCTCTGGGTGGCGGATGCGCTCAGCGGACACGCCAAACAAGTCCTCGACCGGCCGCTGAACGCCACGCTGACCGAAGGGTTTGTGTGGCTGCCCAAGGGCGACGGCCTGCTCGTCTGGGCGCGGCCGCAAGAGCGCGGTCCAAGCCCAACGCGCCCGAGCCAGCCGATCGGGCCGATCGTCTCCACGACGTCGGGGCGCAAGGCCGCCAACCGCACCTACCAGGACCTGCTGCAGGACGAATTCGATGAGCTGCTCTTCGAATACCATGCGCGCAGTCGCTTGCTCGTGGTCGAGCTGGACGGAAGCAGCCGCGCCTTGGGCGATGCCGGCATCTTCACGCAGGCGGATGTGGCGCCGAATGCCGAGCATGTCCTGGTGCAGCGGATAAAGAGACCGTTCTCGCGCGTGGTTCCCTACTATCGCTTTGCGCGCAGCTACGAGCTCTGGCCGTTCGTCGGGCCCGGAAGACCGAAGGTGCTGGCACAGCTGCCCAAGGCCGAGGAGGTCCCGATCCAAGGCGTGACCACCGGCATGCGGGCTGCGCACTGGCAGCCAACCGCGCAAGCCGCCCTGATCTGGAGCGAGGCACTCGACGGCGGCGACCCGAACACCAAAGTCGCGCATCGCGATCGGCTGATGCGCATGCAAGCCCCCTTCGAGGATGCCACGGAGATCGCACGCGCGCCTCAGCGCCTAACGCGGGTCGCCTGGCTGCAAACCGAAGGGCAGTACCTGGTCAGCGACTACGACCGTGATCGGCGCTGGACCACGACGGTGCTGCGAGACCTGAACCGGCCCGATCTCGCACACGTGCTCTTCGATCGCTCCGTACACGACCGCTACAGGGATCCCGGTATGCCGCTGTATACGCGCCTGGCCAACGGCCAGCACGCGGTCAAGGTAGACCGAGGACGGATCCTGCTGAGCGGCAAGGGAGCCAGCCCCAAGGGCGACCGTCCCTTCTTGGACCAATGCCGGCTCCAGGACGGGCACACCACGCGCCTGTTTCGTTCGCCCGTGGGTGCATACGCCCAGGTCGTGGGTCTGGTCCAAGACGACCCAACGCGCTGGATCGTGCGCAAGGAGACCCCCAGCGAACCCCCCAACTACCACCTGTGGCAAGGGGACCATCGCACGGCCTTCACTTCGTTTCCGCATCCTCACCCCAAGCTGAGCACGATCAGCAAGCAGCTCTTGCGCTACAAGCGCAAGGACGGCGTCCCCCTTTCAGGGACGTTGTATCTTCCCCCGGACCACCGGCCCGGGGACAGGCATCCGCTCGTGGTTTGGGCCTACCCGCGCGAATACAAGGATCGCAGCGTGGCAGGACAGGTACGTGCAGCGCCCACGCGCTTCACTCGCCTCGCCAGAACCTCGCCCTTGATGTTCCTCACGCAGCGCTATGCCGTGCTTCACCGGGCGGCCATGCCGGTGGTGGGCGAGCCCGAGACGATGAACGACACGTTCGTGCTTCAAATCAGCGCGGCGGCCGAAGCGGCCATCGAGGCGGTGGACAAGCTCGGCGTAATCGACCGCGACCGTGTTGCGATCGCGGGTCACTCCTACGGGGCTTTCATGACCGCCAACCTGCTTGCGCATACCGATTTGTTCCGTGCCGGCATCGCACGCTCGGGGGCTTACAACCGCTCGCTCACGCCCTTCGGGTTTCAGAGCGAGCGCAGGACCCTGTGGGCCGCGACCGACACCTACGTGAGCGTGTCGCCGCTGTTCTCGGCCGAGAAGCTGAACGAACCCATCCTCTTGATCCACGGCCAGATCGACAACAACTCCGGCACCTTTCCGCTGCAGTCGAAACGGCTCTTCCACGCGCTCTCGGGCCTCGAGGGTACCGCTCGCCTCGTGCTTCTGCCCCACGAGTCGCACGGCTACCGGGCACGTGAGTCGGTACTGCACGTGCTGGCGGAGTCCTTCGACTGGCTCGACAAGCATGTCAGGCACGCGCCCGCACGCAGCAGCGCTCGCGCCAAACGCGCCCACCCAGACAAGCACAAGCCCGCGGCCCTGCGAAAGTCTCGGCGCTGAGTCCCCGAGCGGCTGCTCGGG contains these protein-coding regions:
- a CDS encoding prolyl oligopeptidase family serine peptidase, with the translated sequence MPVSHSSITRLARPGISKPATSLFVAVWSGLGLCGGCQDPSGSQREPGVEAHPAQPTAQPTPKMQGSPRASAPTLKSTYRVPAPEVVQIVDADPTPSVVFDHAHTRAAIASYPALPPIRLLARPMLRLAGVRIDPDYGQRRRTRFYDSIRLKNVLDGKQVAVRVPEGSQLSAPSWSPRGTHVAFTITADDGVKLWVADALSGHAKQVLDRPLNATLTEGFVWLPKGDGLLVWARPQERGPSPTRPSQPIGPIVSTTSGRKAANRTYQDLLQDEFDELLFEYHARSRLLVVELDGSSRALGDAGIFTQADVAPNAEHVLVQRIKRPFSRVVPYYRFARSYELWPFVGPGRPKVLAQLPKAEEVPIQGVTTGMRAAHWQPTAQAALIWSEALDGGDPNTKVAHRDRLMRMQAPFEDATEIARAPQRLTRVAWLQTEGQYLVSDYDRDRRWTTTVLRDLNRPDLAHVLFDRSVHDRYRDPGMPLYTRLANGQHAVKVDRGRILLSGKGASPKGDRPFLDQCRLQDGHTTRLFRSPVGAYAQVVGLVQDDPTRWIVRKETPSEPPNYHLWQGDHRTAFTSFPHPHPKLSTISKQLLRYKRKDGVPLSGTLYLPPDHRPGDRHPLVVWAYPREYKDRSVAGQVRAAPTRFTRLARTSPLMFLTQRYAVLHRAAMPVVGEPETMNDTFVLQISAAAEAAIEAVDKLGVIDRDRVAIAGHSYGAFMTANLLAHTDLFRAGIARSGAYNRSLTPFGFQSERRTLWAATDTYVSVSPLFSAEKLNEPILLIHGQIDNNSGTFPLQSKRLFHALSGLEGTARLVLLPHESHGYRARESVLHVLAESFDWLDKHVRHAPARSSARAKRAHPDKHKPAALRKSRR